One Labrus mixtus chromosome 22, fLabMix1.1, whole genome shotgun sequence genomic window carries:
- the arl1 gene encoding ADP-ribosylation factor-like protein 1, with translation MGGFFSLFSSLFGTREMRILILGLDGAGKTTILYRLQVGEVVTTIPTIGFNVETVTFKNLKFQVWDLGGQTSIRPYWRCYYSNTDAVIYVVDSSDRDRMGISKSELVAMLEEEELKKAILVVFANKQDMDQAMTPTEVANSLGLPALKDRKWQIFKISALKGTGLNEAMEWLVDSLKSRQ, from the exons ATGG GTGGGTTCTTTAGTCTTTTCTCTAGTCTGTTTGGCACCCGGGAGATGAGGATTTTGATCCTGGGtttggacggcgcaggaaaaaCGACTATTCTGTACCGGCTGCAGGTTGGAGAGGTGGTCACAACTATCCCGA CCATCGGCTTCAACGTCGAGACGGTCACATTCAAGAATCTGAAGTTCCAGGTGTGGGATCTGGGAGGACAGACGAGTATCAG GCCATACTGGCGGTGTTATTACTCAAACACAGACGCGGTGATCTACGTTGTTGACAGCAGTGACCGCGACAGGATGGGCATCTCAAAGTCGGAGCTGGTGGCCATGTTGGag gaggaggagcttaagAAAGCTATACTGGTGGTATTCGCCAACAAACAGGATATGGACCAGGCGATGACGCCGACAGAGGTGGCCAACTCACTCGGCCTTCCCGCtctcaaagacagaaaatggcAGATTTTCAAGATCTCTGCCCTAAAAGGCACAGGCCTAAATGAGGCAATGGAATG GCTGGTGGATTCCCTGAAGAGTCGGCAGTAA